In Augochlora pura isolate Apur16 unplaced genomic scaffold, APUR_v2.2.1 APUR_unplaced_8905, whole genome shotgun sequence, the genomic stretch tctaacattttatttctagacaaattttatttttatctaacaGAGTAACTCGCCAATTTGGAAGTTTAATAGCCGAAGCACAAAACTTTCATTGTGGAGAGCATTTGCTATGTGTTTAGCTAATCGTAAacgtattcatttattaagaGCGCGTGAAGACTCTGTCAGCATGAATGCAGCAGtaaataagttatttaattttcatcaaattCTTTCAACGTATGTTTCCAATGAATTACTCTTCACTTTTTACATTTCATGTGTAGccaataaataactattaaataaatatttatatttacaggGAACAAACAACCAGGTGTTGCCCCTTGTTATGGAGATTCTATATGCTCTTTCtcaaagaatataatttatgcgaacaaaaaggagaagaagtgTACCATAAAAGTGTAGCGCAATGCCCCTGGGCCAGGAGTATATATATTGATGCAGCTGAAGTTGCACCTCAGCTACTTACACAAATTCAAGATGTGATACGCGAGAAAGAATTAAGAATGCATGTTACTCCCGAGGAATTGGACATTTTACGTGGTTGATTTGATGTATTTCATACAGGGGAAAATACAAAGTAGGGACATTCAAACAACAATGAAACCTTGATGTATTCAACTTAGGTAGCaagaaatttttgtacaaattacATCTTCACATACTTCTactgtttcataattttacgaattttttagtTGGCTACTATTTTGTAAACTGATTACTATGTGTagatgtatatatgtatattacgtGTGTGTACACAAATAgttatatttgattaaaatataaatataaacagaaacaatgtattatttatttacttattttatttattgtggaATCTTGATAAAAAATTGACTACATAATCGCGGTAACAACGATCATGCACTTGATTTACGTATAAGAACTGTTTATACTTTCAAGTCTTGTCAAACTAAATTTTGTGGCAAACAGTTTACTTACGCGACAGAGAATCGCGGttagaaatatgtatattgtatatacatttgtTTGCAGACGTACAATTTGTATACCAAGGAAGTTAACAACAATtggttttcaaaaataattttgttacttaaAACTAGAAATATGTGCAATATAATACAGAGACCTTAGACTTTTTTTCCacgaattattgaatttcaacagaaCAGTACAGGTtaggttaatttttattttgaataatttttgcatcgcAATGTGTTATTagttatttgcataaaaaatcATCTTCATTTTGTTATagattacatatatatatataataaaataggaaataacGTTTTGCCTTGTTGGTTTGCAATTGATTTTTCTCAGCGTTCAAGACTTCTGAATTCCAATTTATAATCCTTTGTTGAGAAGATAtacgaattttttcaaatttcgtcTTTGGAACTATTATACGACATGGAT encodes the following:
- the LOC144478162 gene encoding nuclear exosome regulator NRDE2-like, encoding MCLANRKRIHLLRAREDSVSMNAAVNKLFNFHQILSTEQTTRCCPLLWRFYMLFLKEYNLCEQKGEEVYHKSVAQCPWARSIYIDAAEVAPQLLTQIQDVIREKELRMHVTPEELDILRG